One part of the Glycine max cultivar Williams 82 chromosome 14, Glycine_max_v4.0, whole genome shotgun sequence genome encodes these proteins:
- the LOC100790457 gene encoding uncharacterized protein, whose translation MILNCVRVTAMPMMAVPSWRSTCCCASSSSSSSVSTINTDQLRSQLDHLHSEADATRAKATNARLRFLRLSEVAEKLQKQAAISIQKGQENYAREMLFQRKKVLQALDKSKRRIEVLDELSSKLSEAISLKESQLIGNVTVKIEDTTEDASSPVRIIAPKEEVQNNVTKDESDPDTAEFGGDIQDVQLSIESEGSSLDDKETQHLLESLSISTPNEDNIARNSSEISSYEDFMEYIDLKLSEIEAELVTVLNVSTLVLDNEERAKNSRLQQTIELLDSIHGIRQRIRNTKEAKVRI comes from the exons ATGATATTGAACTGTGTTAGAGTGACAGCTATGCCTATGATGGCTGTTCCTTCATGGAGATCCACGTGCTGCtgcgcttcttcttcttcttcttcttcagtttCAACCATCAACACTGACCAACTTCGTTCTCAACTTGATCACCTTCATTCAGAGGCTGACGCCACCAGAGCCAAGG CAACTAATGCTAGATTGAGGTTTCTGCGACTGTCAGAGGTTGCAGAGAAGCTTCAAAAGCAAGCAGCTATAAGCATTCAAAAGGGGCAGGAAAATTATGCAAGGGAAATGCTTTTTCAGAGGAAGAAAGTGTTGCAGGCTTTAGACAAGTCTAAAAGACGCATTGAAGTGCTCGATGAGCTTTCCTCCAAGCTAAGTGag GCAATATCTTTGAAAGAAAGTCAGCTAATTGGAAATGTTACTGTGAAAATTGAAGACACAACAGAAGATGCTTCAAGTCCAGTTCGAATTATTGCTCCAAAGGAGGAAGTTCAAAATAATGTCACTAAGGATGAGTCAGATCCTGATACGGCGGAATTTGGTGGTGATATTCAAGATGTGCAACTTTCTATCGAAAGTGAAGGAAGTTCACTGGATGATAAGGAGACTCAGCATCTTCTGGAATCCCTTAGTATCAGCACTCCAAATGAAGACAATATAGCCAGAAACTCGTCAGAAATATCCTCTTATGAGGACTTCATGGAATATATAGATCTAAAACTCAGTGAAATTGAAGCTGAACTAGTGACTGTTTTGAATGTCTCAACCTTGGTACTGGATAATGAAGAGAGAGCAAAGAATTCTAGGTTGCAACAAACAATTGAACTCCTTGACAGCATCCATGGCATTAGACAGAG